TACCCGCGTCGATAATGCCCATCTCGCCTGATTCGTTCGCGACTATCGTACCCGCGCCTTTCAGCACTACGACACCACCATAACGTTTTACCAGACGTTGTGCAGAATGTAAGCGATCACTTTCAATTTCTGCCACACTCGTGTTCAGCAAACGGGCGGCTTCGCCGGGATGCGGCGTTAGCACGCGATTGTGACGTTTATCGGGATTGATTGCCAGCAGGTTCAGCGCATCCGCATCCCAGACCATCGGTTTACGAAAGTTCTCCGCCTGACGCAGCGCTTTTTTACCCCACTCGCTCTGGCCCAGTCCTGGCCCGATTGCCACCACATCGGCCCATTGCAAGCTTTCCTCCAGCGACTGAGCCGTCAACTCGTGGACCATCAACTCTGGTCTGGCGGTCAGAATGGGGACGATGTTGTCTTTGTAAGTTAACACTCGCACTAACCCCGCCCCCGCACGCAGCGCCGCCTCGCCGGTCATACGGATGGCCCCCGCAGTACCCGGCTCACCGCCGATAATCACCAGCTTACCGTGATCACCTTTATGTGATGTGGGGCGTCGCGGCGGTAGCCAGTCGGCGAGTTGCGAGGCATCAAAGCGGCGCAGTACGATAGCCTGACCAGCTAACCAACCCTCCAGACCGAGCGCGTGGTGATGCAAGCGGCCGACGACATCGCGGGCCTTACCGGTCAACACCCCGGGTTTAAGTGCGATAAAGGTGATGGTGTGCGCGGCGTTGATAACGGCTCCCGGCGTCGCGCCGGTCTGTGCGTTTAGCCCGGATGGAATATCCAGCGCCATAACCGGGGCCGGATGTGCGTTCGTATGGTCGATAATCTCCGCGATGTCTCGTCGTGGAGCGCTATGCAACCCGGTACCCAGCAGGGCATCAATAATTAAAGTGATATTTTCCGGCCAGGGAATGTTAGCTGCATGAATCATACCGCCCGCACTGAGCCACTCTTCGCGCGCGGCGCTAGCCTCTTCCGGCAACGGTTTCTCGCTCTCTAGCGCCAGCAGCGTTACTTGAATCCCTTGCGCCTGCGCCAGGCGAGCCACCACATAGCCATCACCGCCGTTATTACCGTGACCGCAAAGAATCAGCCAGTGCTGACTATCAGGATATTGTGCACGAGCGAGTTGGAAAGCCGCTTCACCCGCGCGACGCATCAATTCAAACAGAGTGAGCCCTAAACTATCTGCCGCTTCTTTTTCCGCCCGCCGTAGCGCATCCGCAGGCCAGATGATGTGTGGTATACTGTCAGCGTTTTTCGTCATCAGATGGTCCATCATGTCACAGCCCCTCGATCTCAATCAGTTAGCGCAACAAATCAAACAATGGGGCAAAGAATTAGGGTTCCAGCAGGTTGGCATCACCGATACCGATCTCAGCGCCAGCGAACCTAAACTACAGGCCTGGCTGGATAAACAATACCATGGCGAAATGGAATGGATGGCGCGCCATGGCATGATGCGCGCGCGCCCTCATGAACTCCAGCCCGGTACGTTACGCGTGATTAGCGTACGGATGAACTATCTGCCTGCTAACGCCGCTTT
This Klebsiella sp. RHBSTW-00484 DNA region includes the following protein-coding sequences:
- the nnr gene encoding bifunctional ADP-dependent NAD(P)H-hydrate dehydratase/NAD(P)H-hydrate epimerase, whose amino-acid sequence is MTKNADSIPHIIWPADALRRAEKEAADSLGLTLFELMRRAGEAAFQLARAQYPDSQHWLILCGHGNNGGDGYVVARLAQAQGIQVTLLALESEKPLPEEASAAREEWLSAGGMIHAANIPWPENITLIIDALLGTGLHSAPRRDIAEIIDHTNAHPAPVMALDIPSGLNAQTGATPGAVINAAHTITFIALKPGVLTGKARDVVGRLHHHALGLEGWLAGQAIVLRRFDASQLADWLPPRRPTSHKGDHGKLVIIGGEPGTAGAIRMTGEAALRAGAGLVRVLTYKDNIVPILTARPELMVHELTAQSLEESLQWADVVAIGPGLGQSEWGKKALRQAENFRKPMVWDADALNLLAINPDKRHNRVLTPHPGEAARLLNTSVAEIESDRLHSAQRLVKRYGGVVVLKGAGTIVANESGEMGIIDAGNAGMASGGMGDVLTGIIAALLGQRLTPYDAACAGCVAHGEAADRLAARNGTRGMLATDLFSTLRRVVNPDVIDVDHD